A window from Aeromonas rivipollensis encodes these proteins:
- the fliR gene encoding flagellar biosynthetic protein FliR — protein sequence MSYTTAVIMEWLASVLWPLARVSSLLMVMAVFGSRLAPANVRMGLALAITFIIAPLLPPMPKVELFSVGSFLVLGQQLLIGVALGLMTQFLLESFVMAGQIIAMQTSLGFATLVDPMNGQSAPVVGQFYLMLATLVFLAVDGHLLMIRMVVLSFETLPVSDSGLSLPAIRSLVSFLGVMYQASLVMALSAIIALLLINFAFGVMTRAAPQLNIFSIGFAVSMMSGLFILWLTIGGFMGHFDSLWERVQETSCELIKVQCLGGQNG from the coding sequence ATGAGCTATACCACTGCGGTGATCATGGAGTGGCTGGCGTCCGTGCTCTGGCCCCTTGCCCGGGTGAGCAGCCTGCTGATGGTGATGGCGGTGTTCGGCAGCCGGCTGGCTCCTGCGAACGTTCGCATGGGGCTGGCGCTCGCCATCACCTTCATCATCGCCCCCCTGTTGCCCCCCATGCCCAAGGTGGAGCTGTTCTCCGTCGGCAGCTTCCTGGTGCTGGGGCAGCAGCTGCTCATCGGCGTTGCCCTCGGCCTCATGACCCAGTTTCTGCTGGAAAGCTTCGTGATGGCGGGCCAGATCATCGCCATGCAGACCAGCCTGGGCTTCGCCACCCTGGTGGATCCCATGAACGGCCAGTCGGCTCCCGTGGTGGGTCAGTTCTACCTGATGCTGGCGACCCTGGTGTTTCTGGCGGTGGACGGCCACCTCCTGATGATCAGGATGGTGGTGCTGAGCTTCGAGACCCTGCCGGTCTCGGACAGCGGACTCAGCCTGCCCGCCATCCGCAGCCTGGTGAGTTTCCTCGGGGTCATGTACCAGGCCTCCCTGGTGATGGCGCTGTCGGCCATCATCGCCCTGCTGCTCATCAACTTCGCGTTCGGGGTCATGACCCGGGCGGCCCCCCAGCTCAACATCTTCAGCATCGGCTTTGCGGTCAGCATGATGTCGGGCCTGTTCATCCTCTGGCTCACCATAGGTGGCTTCATGGGGCACTTCGACTCCCTCTGGGAGCGGGTGCAGGAGACCAGCTGTGAGCTTATCAAGGTCCAGTGCCTGGGGGGGCAGAATGGCTGA
- the fliQ gene encoding flagellar biosynthesis protein FliQ — MSPETFVDVFREALWLVTIMVCAVILPSLMVGLVVAIFQAATSINEQTLSFLPRLVVTLLALGAGAHWGLQSLMDFFQLMVSQIPEVVG; from the coding sequence ATGAGTCCGGAAACCTTCGTCGACGTATTCCGTGAGGCGCTCTGGCTGGTGACCATAATGGTGTGTGCCGTGATCCTGCCGAGCCTGATGGTGGGGCTGGTCGTCGCCATCTTCCAGGCCGCCACCTCCATCAACGAACAGACCCTGAGTTTCCTGCCCCGTCTCGTCGTCACCCTGCTGGCCCTGGGGGCCGGCGCCCACTGGGGCCTGCAGAGCCTGATGGACTTCTTCCAGCTGATGGTGAGCCAGATCCCCGAGGTGGTCGGCTGA
- the fliP gene encoding flagellar type III secretion system pore protein FliP (The bacterial flagellar biogenesis protein FliP forms a type III secretion system (T3SS)-type pore required for flagellar assembly.), with translation MKKVNWIGCLGLLSVLLSPLAMAQDGMSALTVKTMADGSQEYSLTLQVLALMTALSFLPAIVIMMTSFTRIIVVLGILRQAIGLQQSPSNQVLIGIALFMSFFIMSPVLDRINEEALQPYLAETIGPKEALEKAELPIHQFMLAQTRVKDLNTFMEIANVQVAEPADVPLRVLIPAFVTSELKTAFQIGFMLFLPFLVIDLVVASILMAMGMMMLSPMLVSLPFKLMLFVMVDGWNLILGSLATSFGLGAG, from the coding sequence ATGAAAAAAGTTAACTGGATCGGGTGCCTGGGCCTGTTGTCCGTGCTGCTGTCGCCCCTGGCGATGGCCCAGGACGGCATGTCGGCGCTGACCGTCAAGACCATGGCGGATGGCAGTCAGGAGTACAGCCTGACCCTGCAGGTGCTGGCGCTGATGACCGCGCTCTCCTTCCTGCCGGCCATTGTCATCATGATGACCTCCTTCACCCGGATCATAGTGGTGCTCGGGATCCTCAGACAGGCCATAGGCCTGCAGCAGAGCCCGTCCAACCAGGTGCTGATCGGCATCGCCCTCTTCATGTCCTTCTTCATCATGTCGCCGGTGCTGGATCGCATCAACGAGGAGGCGCTGCAGCCCTATCTGGCGGAGACCATAGGGCCCAAGGAGGCGCTGGAGAAGGCCGAGCTGCCCATCCACCAGTTCATGCTGGCCCAGACCCGGGTCAAGGATCTCAACACCTTCATGGAGATAGCGAACGTGCAGGTGGCCGAGCCGGCGGATGTGCCGCTGCGGGTGCTGATCCCGGCCTTCGTCACCAGCGAGCTCAAGACCGCCTTCCAGATAGGCTTCATGCTGTTTCTGCCCTTCTTGGTCATCGATCTGGTGGTGGCCAGCATACTGATGGCCATGGGGATGATGATGTTGTCTCCAATGCTGGTCTCCCTGCCGTTCAAGCTGATGCTGTTCGTCATGGTGGACGGCTGGAACCTGATCCTGGGGTCGCTCGCGACCAGCTTCGGGCTGGGGGCGGGGTAA
- the fliO gene encoding flagellar biosynthetic protein FliO has protein sequence MIRAIALLLFAVPTLANPGAGATPPSITSWLLSSLMVIGLILVLGFLLKKSKLTQVMGGGQMKVIATLPLGYKEKLMVVKVGEQQLLIGVTPQQVNFLYRLEEPLDERQPQAFSQQLGKLMGKHEKS, from the coding sequence ATGATTCGTGCCATCGCCCTGTTGTTGTTCGCCGTCCCCACACTGGCCAACCCGGGGGCTGGCGCCACTCCCCCCAGCATCACCTCCTGGCTGCTCTCCAGCCTGATGGTGATCGGCCTCATCCTGGTGCTGGGCTTCCTGCTCAAGAAGAGCAAGCTCACCCAGGTGATGGGGGGCGGCCAGATGAAGGTCATCGCCACCCTGCCGCTCGGGTACAAGGAGAAGCTGATGGTGGTCAAGGTGGGCGAGCAACAGCTGCTCATCGGGGTGACGCCCCAGCAGGTCAACTTCCTCTATCGCCTGGAAGAGCCACTGGACGAGCGTCAGCCCCAGGCCTTCTCCCAGCAGCTCGGCAAATTGATGGGCAAGCATGAAAAAAGTTAA
- the fliN gene encoding flagellar motor switch protein FliN, which translates to MSGTDDEQDLMADAWAAALEEQVTAEAKPAPLEELKDDAPISAEERRKLDTILDIPVTIAMEVGRSQISIRNLLQLNQGSVVELDRVAGEPLDVLVNGTLIAHGEVVVVNDKFGIRLTDVISQIERIKKLK; encoded by the coding sequence ATGAGCGGAACCGATGACGAGCAGGATCTGATGGCTGACGCCTGGGCTGCCGCGCTGGAAGAGCAGGTGACGGCCGAGGCCAAGCCTGCCCCCCTGGAAGAGCTGAAGGACGACGCCCCCATCAGTGCCGAGGAGCGGCGCAAGCTGGACACCATTCTGGATATTCCGGTGACCATCGCCATGGAGGTGGGGCGCAGCCAGATCAGCATCCGCAACCTGCTGCAGCTGAACCAGGGCTCTGTCGTGGAGCTGGATCGGGTGGCGGGCGAGCCCCTGGACGTGCTGGTCAACGGCACCCTGATCGCCCACGGCGAGGTGGTGGTGGTGAACGACAAGTTCGGTATTCGCCTGACCGATGTCATCAGCCAGATTGAACGGATCAAGAAGCTCAAATGA